The window CGAGCGGATAGGCGGAGGGCGTACTCGACGGACTCCTCGTCGAGGTACTTGTGGACGAAGCCCCAGCCGGAGTTGGGTTGATCGTATTGGGCGTCGTAGCTGGTGTGGATGCGGGTGAGGAGCGCGGGGGCGATGGTGGCGTCGGCGGCGGGATGGAGCGCGGCTTCGCGCTCGATGCTGGGGCCGGGGGAGGGGTCGTCGATGATGGCCTTGAGCATGGAGGCCATGAGACGAGGCTGGAGGAAGCCTTGACGTTTGACGATCTCGGAGCCGTCGGCGGCGAAGACAACGGTGGCGGGCCAGCCGTAGTCCTGATAGCGATTGGAGATGTCGGGGCGTGAGTCTTGATCGACTTTGACGAGGATGTACTTTTCGTTGAGGAGGCGGATGACGGTGGGGTCGCGGTAGGTGACGTCGTCCATGACGTGACACCAGTGGCACCAGACGGCTTCAAGGTCGAGGAGGACGAACTTGTGTTGTTGGCGAGCGGTGGTGAAGGCGGCGTCGGACCATGGCTGCCAGTGGAGTGTGGGCTGGTGTGCTCGGGCTGGTGATGGTGCGATTGCGCTGACAATGAGTGCGAGGAAGAGGCAGAGGCGTGCGGCGGCGTGGTTGGTTCGAGTCACTCTGAGAGTACGTTTGGGATGCGGTGGTGGATTAGTTCTGTGTACTGGCGGAGTGTCCTGCCGGATGAACCGCCTGCGCGGCGACTGGCCGCTTCGTGGCCTGGGTACTTTTTTCTCGCGTGCGGGTGGCGTCTATTCGGAGGGATGAACAGGCTGGTCGCCCCAGTGGTCGGAGCGGATGGGCTTGAAGTTATGCCAGTCTATGAGTCCGCCAGCGGACTTTATTCTTGGGGTGATCAACTGTCGTATCCGCTGCGCGGTTTGTGTGGGAAGGAGAGCCATACAGATGAATCCTCCTGCGCCAGTGTGAGCTAAATTCTTGCTCAAGATGACCGACAGTAAACATGGGACGATCAAGATCAAGCTTGCCCAAGTCCAGATTGGATTTGCGACCAGAGCCTTAACCGGCTCTAGTTCGGCGTCGTTCCAGATGTCGTTTTGGAAGCCGCGCTTGAATTTCCGCTCTGCAGAGAGGGAGACGGACAGGCCCAGAGCGAAGGGCGCCAGGAAGGCGATCAGTCGGAGACGATTTGTCCAGAGGATCGCCCAAGCCCCATGCCCGTTTGTCGAGAGGTGTGGAATCGGCAGGAGAGATAGGAGCAATGCGCTTGCGGCGAGCAATGCGCCCGCGATTGCCCAGGTTACGAGACGCTTCGGGTTGGGCTTCCGCTCGTCCATGGCGGAATTATATCCACGGAGCCCGTGGCTTGATGATGAAAAGATGCGGGGGGTTCTCTCCACTGCGCTGCTCACGTGAGACTGTCAGTAGCTTTGGTCGAGATGACGATCTCTGAGGAATGGGACAGGAGAAGAGGCAACTGCAACTGCTGGTCGAGAGTTTTGCGCTCCCATCCATCGCGATAGGACTGCGATGGATGGGTATCTGGCTTGTGTCCTGCCGGACGGGCCGCCTGCGCGGCGGGCGGCCACTTCGTGGCTTGTATACCGGTCTCGGCAGGGCCGGATGTATAAGGCCTCGCGTTGCTCGGTTGTCGACTGTGACTAGAAGCCGGGTGGGTTTTCTTGCGCTACGTTGAAGTGGCGTTCCATGGCGAGACCGACGCTTGCGATGGTGCCTTCGTCGAAGAGGCGGCCGATGAGAGTGACGCCGTGAGGGACGCGACGTGGTGGTGAGAACTTTGGAAGAGGCTTGGTTGGGTCGGGTGCCCAGTCGCTGCGGGCTTCGGAGACTTCGACGAAGCCGGCGCGGAGTGTGAGCGAGGGATGACCCGTGAAGTTGGTGATGGTGAGGATCTCGTCGCGCAGGGAGGGAACGAGGAGGAGATCGACTTCGTTCATGATGCGCGCCATCTCGGCGGCGACCATGCGGCGAAGGCGGTCGGCCTGGACGTAGTCGACGGCGGAGAGGAAGTGGGATTGGCGGAAGGTGTTGGGCCAGGCGTCGGGGACTTGCGCTTTGAGCTGGTCGACGTGGTGGTTGAGGGTGATCTCTTCGAAGGCGGCGGCTGATTCGGCAAAGAGGATGAGGTCGAGGTTGTCGTAGGGCCAGTCGGGGAGAGTGACTTCAACGGGTGTCATGCCTAGGGTGGAGATGGCAGCGAGGGCGGCGCGGTCTACGTCAGTGGCGGGGGCCTCCTTCATCCATTGGGGGAAGTAGCCGACTTTCAAATTTTTTACTGATGCGGCTGCGTCGAAGGCCAGTTTGCTGGGGACGCAGGCTACGTCTTTGTTGTCGGGGCCGGTGATGGAGTTGAGGACGAGCATGGTGTCTTCAACGCTGCGGGCCATGGGGCCGAGTTTGTCGAGGGACCAGCAGAGTGTCATGGCTCCTGTGCGCGGGACGCGGCCGTAGGTGGGGCGCAGGCCGGTGACTCCGCAACGCATGGAGGGGGAGACGATGCTGCCTCCGGTTTCAGAGCCGATGGCGAAGGCGACGAGGCCTGCGGCGGTTGCGGCTCCGGGGCCAGCGCTCGAGCCTGAGGAGCCTTCTTCGAGGAGCCAGGGGTTCATGGTCTGGCCGCCGAACCATACGTCGTTGAGGGCCAGGGCACCGAGCGAGAGTTTTGCGATAAGGACTGCGCCTGCGGCGTTGAGGCGCTCGGTGACGGTGGCGTCGGCGGTGGGGATGCGGTGCTCGAAGGGCTCGGCGCCCCAGGTGGTTGGGATGTTGGCGGTGTCGAGGAGATCTTTTGCGCCCCAGGGGATGCCGTGGAGTGGGCCGCGGTAGTGACCGGCGGCTATCTCTGCGTCGGCGGCTCTGGCTTGCTCGAGCGCGTGGTCGCGAGTGAGGGTGATGATGCAGTTGATCTTGGGATTCAACTGCTCGATGCGCTTGAGGTAGATCTCGGTGAGGCGCGTGCTGGTGAGTTTGCGGGTTTCGATCCAGCGGGAGAGCTGGTGGACGGGAGCGAAGGCGATGGCTTCGTCGGTGGTGGGGAGCGGTGCGTTGGATTTGGTGCGGATGAACTCGTTTTTGGCGGGAAGAGTGGCCTGGCCGGGCAGGATGGAGTTGACCGTCGTGTAGGGTGCGATGTTGTCGGGGATGGTGACTTTGCGTGGGCCGGTGCGGCGTTCGTAGAGGGGGGCCATTGCGCTGCGCCAGTTGCCGGCGGCCTGGGCGCGGTCCTTTTCGGTAAGGGTGTATTGGATTAGTTTTTCGGCTTCGGCGAAGGTGGAGGGCGTGACCTCAGGGCCAACGGAGGGTGAGGTGCCGAAGGCGGGTGGTGCGCCGGGAGTAGCTGGGGTGTTGGGAGTTTGGGCTAAGGCGGTGGCGGATGCGAGCAGAGTGAGCGTGCTTTGGGTCAGAAATTCTCGACGCGATTTCGACATTGGTTCCTCTGGTGGCGATTGTAGCGGGAGCTGCGCGAAGAGATGTCATGGGATGTTCACACTAGGAGTGCGTTGGCTATTTACCGCTCACTTTGAACAACCAGACAAAATACTCAGTTGTCCGAGAAATCGTTTTACGAGCTAGTGGCTATAGATAATGAGAAGCCGACATATCAGGACTAATCAGGTGTCAGTGTCTCAATCAAACG is drawn from Edaphobacter lichenicola and contains these coding sequences:
- a CDS encoding amidase translates to MSKSRREFLTQSTLTLLASATALAQTPNTPATPGAPPAFGTSPSVGPEVTPSTFAEAEKLIQYTLTEKDRAQAAGNWRSAMAPLYERRTGPRKVTIPDNIAPYTTVNSILPGQATLPAKNEFIRTKSNAPLPTTDEAIAFAPVHQLSRWIETRKLTSTRLTEIYLKRIEQLNPKINCIITLTRDHALEQARAADAEIAAGHYRGPLHGIPWGAKDLLDTANIPTTWGAEPFEHRIPTADATVTERLNAAGAVLIAKLSLGALALNDVWFGGQTMNPWLLEEGSSGSSAGPGAATAAGLVAFAIGSETGGSIVSPSMRCGVTGLRPTYGRVPRTGAMTLCWSLDKLGPMARSVEDTMLVLNSITGPDNKDVACVPSKLAFDAAASVKNLKVGYFPQWMKEAPATDVDRAALAAISTLGMTPVEVTLPDWPYDNLDLILFAESAAAFEEITLNHHVDQLKAQVPDAWPNTFRQSHFLSAVDYVQADRLRRMVAAEMARIMNEVDLLLVPSLRDEILTITNFTGHPSLTLRAGFVEVSEARSDWAPDPTKPLPKFSPPRRVPHGVTLIGRLFDEGTIASVGLAMERHFNVAQENPPGF